In Streptomyces puniciscabiei, a single genomic region encodes these proteins:
- a CDS encoding DUF1684 domain-containing protein produces MTTDAADAWKQWHETRIERVSAPYGPLALTATHWVEDYPDGRLPAIPGTWVADGEGVVLTAGATDGLSVDGRPFAGEVRLAADPGPEARARVALGEKRLFVLVREGVWGVRVFDPASAARRAFQGIEATPYDARWSVPGRFTPYDGTRTVRVGNADGRERGLALAGELAFTLAGRELTLQVAQQGDGLLWAVFADATSGGTSFRFRFLYPAAPDAEGRTAVDFNRAQLPPCAFADHFICPFPPPGNTLEVAIEAGERAVS; encoded by the coding sequence ATGACGACGGACGCGGCCGATGCATGGAAGCAGTGGCACGAGACGCGGATCGAGCGGGTCTCGGCGCCCTACGGGCCGCTCGCGCTGACCGCCACGCACTGGGTGGAGGACTATCCGGACGGGCGACTTCCGGCCATTCCCGGGACCTGGGTGGCCGACGGGGAGGGCGTGGTGCTCACCGCCGGCGCGACCGACGGCCTGAGCGTGGACGGGCGGCCCTTCGCGGGTGAGGTCCGGCTCGCCGCCGACCCCGGGCCGGAGGCGCGGGCGCGGGTCGCGCTGGGAGAGAAGCGGCTGTTCGTCCTGGTGCGCGAGGGCGTGTGGGGCGTGCGGGTGTTCGACCCCGCCTCGGCGGCCCGGCGCGCCTTCCAGGGCATCGAGGCCACCCCGTACGACGCCCGCTGGTCGGTGCCGGGGCGGTTCACGCCGTACGACGGCACCCGCACCGTCCGGGTCGGTAACGCGGACGGGCGCGAGCGGGGGCTCGCCCTCGCCGGTGAGCTGGCCTTCACGCTGGCCGGACGGGAGCTGACGCTGCAGGTCGCTCAGCAGGGCGACGGGCTGCTGTGGGCGGTGTTCGCCGACGCCACCAGCGGCGGCACCAGCTTCCGGTTCCGCTTCCTGTACCCGGCCGCGCCGGACGCCGAGGGGCGTACGGCCGTCGACTTCAACCGTGCCCAGCTCCCGCCGTGTGCCTTCGCCGACCATTTCATCTGCCCGTTCCCGCCCCCCGGCAACACGCTGGAGGTGGCGATCGAGGCGGGGGAGCGTGCGGTGAGCTGA
- a CDS encoding S1 family peptidase yields MRIKRNTPHIGTARRTRLIAVATGLLAAAAFAAPTANADGDHAFSAAQLSKANDAVLKADVPGTAWAVDSRTDRVLVTVDSTVSKAEIAKIKRQAGANANALTIKHTPGKFNKLISGGDAIYGGQYRCSLGFNVHSGSTYYFLTAGHCGQVASTWYSNSSHTTVLGTNVGYSFPGNDFALVRYTNSSISHPSAVGSQSITSAATPSVGQTVYRRGSTTGTHSGRVTALNATVNYGSGDIVYGLIQTTVCAEGGDSGGPLYGGTVAYGLTSGGSGDCTSGGTTFFQPVTEALSYYGVTLP; encoded by the coding sequence GTGAGGATCAAGCGCAACACTCCCCACATCGGCACTGCGAGACGGACCCGGCTGATCGCCGTGGCCACCGGTCTCCTCGCCGCGGCCGCGTTCGCCGCCCCCACCGCGAACGCCGACGGCGACCACGCGTTCAGCGCCGCCCAGCTCAGCAAGGCCAACGACGCCGTTCTCAAGGCCGACGTACCCGGTACGGCCTGGGCGGTGGACAGCAGGACCGACCGCGTCCTCGTCACCGTCGACAGCACCGTGTCCAAGGCCGAGATCGCCAAGATCAAGCGGCAGGCCGGCGCCAACGCGAACGCGCTCACCATCAAGCACACCCCGGGTAAGTTCAACAAGCTGATCTCCGGCGGCGACGCCATCTACGGCGGCCAGTACCGCTGCTCGCTCGGCTTCAACGTGCACAGCGGCAGCACGTACTACTTCCTCACCGCCGGTCACTGCGGCCAGGTCGCCTCGACCTGGTACAGCAACTCCAGCCACACCACGGTGCTCGGCACCAACGTCGGCTACAGCTTCCCGGGCAACGACTTCGCCCTGGTGCGGTACACCAACTCCTCGATCTCGCACCCGAGTGCCGTGGGCAGCCAGTCCATCACGAGCGCGGCCACGCCGTCCGTGGGACAGACCGTGTACCGGCGTGGTTCCACCACCGGTACGCACAGCGGCCGGGTCACCGCGCTGAACGCCACCGTCAACTACGGCAGCGGTGACATCGTCTACGGTCTGATCCAGACCACGGTGTGCGCCGAGGGCGGCGACAGCGGCGGTCCGCTGTACGGGGGGACCGTGGCCTACGGGCTGACCTCCGGCGGCAGTGGTGACTGCACCTCCGGTGGTACGACGTTCTTCCAGCCGGTGACCGAGGCGTTGAGCTACTACGGGGTCACGCTGCCCTGA